In Tripterygium wilfordii isolate XIE 37 chromosome 23, ASM1340144v1, whole genome shotgun sequence, one genomic interval encodes:
- the LOC119993878 gene encoding uncharacterized protein LOC119993878: MWNFTSSGVPGNVRLKNNYLEQTQVASECSDDDVSSVVSREEGLECPICWESFNICENVPYVLWCGHTLCKNCVLGLQWAVVKFPTLPIQLPLFISCPWCNLLCFRLVYKGNLRFPRKNYFLLWMVENMNGDRLKSHDGFCEDHHHPDWTSSCSLAPGNQVTHGNIRRGHHIHNPELSFPNHNGIHAAYLNAERLHASLRKSLVFFVRLTAKFSLALIFILIVLYAIPASAAFLALYFLLTVLFAFPSFLLLYFAYPILVWLVREIRT, encoded by the coding sequence ATGTGGAATTTTACATCCAGTGGCGTACCTGGGAATGTTAGATTGAAAAACAACTATCTAGAGCAGACTCAGGttgcttcggaatgctcagaCGATGATGTGTCATCTGTTGTCAGTAGAGAGGAAGGTCTGGAGTGCCCAATATGCTGGGAATCCTTCAATATTTGTGAAAACGTACCCTATGTGTTATGGTGTGGCCATACCCTGTGTAAAAATTGCGTCCTTGGACTGCAATGGGCTGTTGTGAAATTTCCTACTCTACCAATTCAGCTTCCGCTTTTTATATCCTGCCCATGGTGCAATCTATTATGCTTTCGTCTGGTATACAAAGGGAACCTCAGGTTCCCTCGAAAGAACTACTTTTTACTTTGGATGGTTGAGAACATGAATGGTGATAGACTGAAGTCTCATGATGGCTTCTGTGAAGATCACCACCATCCAGATTGGACATCAAGCTGCAGTTTAGCCCCGGGAAATCAGGTCACCCATGGTAACATTAGGAGGGGACACCACATTCATAATCCAGAGCTGTCATTTCCAAACCACAATGGAATTCATGCAGCTTATCTCAATGCAGAAAGACTCCATGCTTCCCTTCGGAAGTCCCTGGTTTTCTTTGTTCGCCTGACAGCAAAGTTTTCATTGGCCCTCATATTTATTCTGATCGTCCTATATGCAATACCTGCCAGTGCCGCCTTCTTGGCCCTGTACTTTCTTCTCACAGTTCTTTTTGCTTTTCCATCATTTCTTTTACTGTACTTTGCATATCCTATTTTGGTTTGGCTTGTGAGGGAAATCAGAACCTGA
- the LOC119993434 gene encoding EID1-like F-box protein 2: MILTKQYRCIHSTSCQCMKGQLSEDVIFLVFQQLNWNPKLIATLSCTCKWFDDLAKRVLWKEFCKTRAPKMMLDLQSSGSHSVDGNWRALGKLLIYCSGCTKGGLFKGVQIPGHFVYRTRFSRTSGKSFLLPQCRTDVLYVSDPCEHLDVGDEGDVGFFRGIFKSFSVSKVRKMLIKRGAHLHPTEVCPYCKAKLWSMLQAKMIPESASCRLGSYEDCVEYYVCLNGHVLGICTLLPLSDSEAAASEVDC, encoded by the coding sequence ATGATTTTGACCAAGCAATACCGTTGCATACACTCAACAAGCTGTCAATGCATGAAAGGGCAACTTAGTGAAGATGTCATTTTTTTAGTGTTTCAACAATTGAACTGGAACCCAAAGTTGATTGCCACTCTGTCGTGCACGTGCAAATGGTTTGATGATCTTGCCAAGCGGGTATTGTGGAAAGAGTTCTGTAAGACAAGGGCCCCTAAGATGATGCTTGATTTACAATCTAGTGGGAGTCACAGTGTTGATGGGAACTGGAGAGCACTCGGCAAGCTTCTTATTTACTGTTCTGGGTGTACGAAGGGTGGGCTTTTTAAGGGTGTTCAAATCCCGGGCCATTTTGTTTATAGAACTCGCTTCTCTAGAACATCTGGGAAGAGCTTTCTTTTGCCACAATGCAGAACAGATGTTTTGTATGTTTCGGACCCTTGTGAACATCTTGACGTTGGGGATGAAGGGGATGTTGGCTTCTTCCGTGGAATTTTCAAGTCATTCTCCGTGTCAAAGGTCCGGAAGATGCTGATCAAAAGGGGGGCTCACCTTCATCCAACTGAGGTGTGTCCTTATTGCAAGGCAAAATTGTGGAGCATGCTGCAAGCCAAAATGATCCCAGAAAGTGCTAGCTGTAGACTTGGTTCTTATGAGGATTGTGTTGAATATTATGTGTGCCTTAATGGACATGTGCTAGGGATTTGTACCCTTTTACCCTTGTCTGACTCAGAGGCGGCAGCATCTGAGGTTGACTGTTAG